A DNA window from Zonotrichia albicollis isolate bZonAlb1 chromosome 2, bZonAlb1.hap1, whole genome shotgun sequence contains the following coding sequences:
- the P2RY6 gene encoding P2Y purinoceptor 6 has translation MANVTATSSWRNSCTYHEEFKQVLLPLVYSVVFVVGLPLNAVVIGQIWLARQALSRTTIYMLNLAVADLLYVCSLPLLIYNYTQKDYWPFGDFTCKFVRFQFYTNLHSSIFFLTCISVQRYLGICHPLASWHKKKGKKLTWLVCAAVWFIVIAQCLPTFVFASTGTQRNRTVCYDLSAPDRSAAYFPYGITLTFTGFLLPFAAILACYCSMARILCQKDELIGLAVHKRKDKAVRMVIIVVIVFSISFLPFHLTKTIYLIVRSSPALPCPALQAFAIAYKCTRPFASMNSVLDPILFYFTQRKFRESTRYLLDKVSSKWRHDHCVTYGS, from the coding sequence ATGGCCAACGTGACAGCCACGAGCAGCTGGAGGAACTCGTGCACCTACCACGAGGAGTTCaagcaggtgctgctgcccctggtGTACTCGGTGGTGTTCGTGGTGGGGCTGCCCCTCAACGCCGTGGTCATCGGGCAGATCTGGCTGGCGCGGCAGGCGCTGAGCCGCACCACCATCTACATGCTCAACCTGGCCGTGGCCGACCTGCTCTACGtctgctccctgcccctgctcatCTACAACTACACCCAGAAGGACTACTGGCCTTTCGGGGACTTCACCTGCAAATTCGTGCGCTTCCAGTTCTACACCAACCTGCACAGCAGCATCTTCTTCCTCACCTGCATCAGCGTCCAGCGCTACCTGGGCATCTGCCACCCCCTGGCCTCGTGGCACAagaagaagggcaagaagctgACGTGGCTGGTGTGCGCTGCCGTGTGGTTCATCGTCATCGCCCAGTGCCTGCCCACCTTCGTCTTCGCCTCCACGGGCACGCAGAGGAACCGCACGGTGTGCTACGACCTGAGCGCGCCCGACCGCTCGGCCGCCTACTTCCCCTACGGCATCACCCTCACCTTCACCGGCTTCCTGCTGCCCTTCGCGGCCATCCTGGCCTGCTACTGCAGCATGGCGCGCATCCTGTGCCAGAAGGACGAGCTCATCGGCCTGGCCGTGCACAAGAGGAAGGACAAGGCCGTGCGCATGGTCATCATCGTGGTCATCGTCTTCTCCATCAGCTTCTTGCCCTTCCACCTGACCAAGACCATCTACCTGATCGTGCGCTCCTCGCCCgcgctgccctgcccggccctgcAGGCCTTCGCCATCGCCTACAAGTGCACGCGGCCCTTCGCCAGCATGAACAGCGTGCTCGACCCCATCCTCTTCTACTTCACGCAGCGCAAGTTCCGCGAGAGCACGCGCTACCTCCTCGACAAGGTGAGCTCCAAGTGGCGCCACGACCACTGCGTCACCTACGGCTCCTAG
- the P2RY2 gene encoding P2Y purinoceptor 2: MENLTTPPAWTRVTNSSLEPGGTDDNPYKCVFDEDFKYVLLPVSYGIVCVVGLFLNLLALYAFIFRIKTWNASTTYMFNLAISDTLYVVSLPLLVYYYAMGDNWPFSAGLCKLVRFLFYTNLYCSILFLLCISIHRFLGICYPLKSLRWGHVRHARKVSVAVWLVTVVCQCPVLFFVTTSAKGDAITCHDTSSKELFGQFVIYSSVMLVLLFCIPFLVIIVCYCLMARRLLQPTRGISRLSRSKKKSVKMIIIVLVVFIVCFLPFHVTRTLYYSFRSWDLSCQTLNAINLAYKVTRPLASTNSCLDPILYFLAGQRFMRFAGNKVPWKPQNEVALGIVPNSHLGTSSDTDTQLSKDLKS, translated from the coding sequence ATGGAGAACCTGACAACTCCTCCAGCCTGGACCAGGGTCACCAACAGCTCCTTGGAGCCGGGTGGCACAGATGACAACCCCTACAAGTGCGTGTTTGACGAGGACTTCAAATACGTCCTGCTGCCCGTCTCCTACGGCATCGTGTGCGTGGTGGGGCTCTTCCTCAACCTGCTGGCCCTCTACGCCTTCATCTTCAGGATCAAGACCTGGAACGCCTCCACCACCTACATGTTCAACCTGGCCATAAGCGACACGCTCTAcgtggtgtccctgcccctcctggTCTACTACTATGCCATGGGGGACAACTGGCCCTTCAGCGCGGGGCTGTGCAAGCTCGTGCGCTTCCTCTTCTACACCAACCTCTACTGCAGCATCCTCTTCCTGCTGTGCATCAGCATCCACCGCTTCCTGGGCATCTGCTACCCGCTCAAGTCGCTGCGCTGGGGCCACGTGCGCCACGCGCGCAAGGTCTCGGTGGCCGTGTGGCTGGTGACCGTGGTGTGCCAGTGCCCCGTGCTCTTCTTCGTCACCACCAGCGCCAAGGGCGACGCCATCACCTGCCACGACACCTCCAGCAAGGAGCTCTTCGGGCAGTTCGTCATTTACAGCTCGGTGATGCTGGTGCTGCTCTTCTGCATCCCCTTCCTCGTCATCATCGTCTGCTACTGCCTGATGGCCCggcggctgctgcagcccacCCGGGGCATTTCCCGCCTGTCCCGCTCCAAGAAGAAGTCGGTGAAGATGATCATCATCGTCCTGGTGGTCTtcattgtttgttttcttcctttccacgTCACCCGTACCTTGTACTACTCCTTCCGGAGCTGGGACCTGAGCTGCCAGACCCTCAACGCCATCAACCTGGCCTACAAGGTGACTCGTCCCCTGGCCAGCACCAACAGCTGCTTGGATCCCATTTTGTATTTCTTAGCAGGGCAACGATTTATGAGGTTTGCGGGCAACAAAGTGCCGTGGAAGCCTCAGAACGAGGTGGCTCTGGGCATCGTGCCCAACAGTCACCTGGGAACCAGCAGCGACACGGACACACAGCTCTCCAAGGATCTGAAATCCTAG